tttttagttatacatccggtgtaaaaattgtgccaaacatatatgtgcgttcatctgagatgacacgctgtggcgaccccgaaagggacaagccaaaagaaactctCTCACAGTCCCCTCCAGAAGTACTGCaacggcaaggtcaattcctttgtgtgtgtgtgcaccgaAGACAATTGGATTTCAAATCAAATGATGAATATGAACAAAAGTTCAGAAGTCCaccttttatttcattgtatctACAtgtagatgtgttaaacaacccgggacagagcaccttttgtttgaagccacccaagTGATTGCTTCAACATTTGCTAGTCCTTGCTTTTTGCTCTgggtttcacctgtgaaaacGGCATTTGCTTttaagcaaacatgaagaccagaGAGCTTTCTATAGGGGAACCACTAAAAATTCTGAAGATGGGAGAAGAGGGAAAATTGATCATACACGAACATTGGACATAGTCAATACGAATATTTGGAATGTCTAGAAAAATAACTACTGGTGTGTAGTGCTACAGGCATCGACCAGGGTATCAACGGTACTTGACAACCAAAACATTGTGAGAGATATGCAACGAGAcgatgacccaaaacacactgccaacacaACCAAGAATTTCAGCATTGGGAGAAAATGGAAGGTCGTAGACGAGCCCAAAAAGGTGCTCTGTTCTGGgataggaaaatggatgaatatacattaaatgaatgcaaatggatGTAATAAACGGATAaactattttgtgcattttttttttactttgctgcATTGAAGAGTGCACTTTTATCAAAGCACAAGTGTTGAATCACTGCTTCTACGTGAACCCCccaccgccttttttttttttttttcaacacaatatCTCTACATGTACCTTGGATAATGTGGTGAGTGCTTTTCTCCATTTGGGAGGAAAACACTTTGGGGTTGTATTTTGTAGAAGTGTGGTAACAGGTACTTCCACCTGGCGACTGTCCATGGTGCTGCGTTTCTGGAAACAGGTTAGCTTGGATCGAAAAGCAAAACCAaccaaaatataaaacagtACAGGCAGACACGCTTTTCCACAATAAAGTTCGCGAGAAACGTGAACAATTAGCTAGTTGCAGTCATTTGGGTTTTCTGTGCGCCGCCACGGCTCACGCAGCTGTGGTGGCGGAGGGATACCGTGCCTGCGTCCACGTAACACTGCGCTACAACTGCAAaggggagataaaaaaaaataaataaattgcaggACAGAATTGCGAACTGTGGTCTCTTCAAAGACTGGGGCGAACTCTGAAACCAAGGGCGTGCTTATCCGAATTTGGGGACGACGTTGTCGTGACATTTCCTGTTCGGAGTCCATTGTGCGTCAACGAGGGAGGGGGCGCACTAACTGCCGACGCGCAGGCATACTATTCCCGAAGCGCTCCAGGACCAGGGCCATCTTTGGTCGTCCTCATAAAGTGTGGACAACATCTCTCTCATTCCGACGTTCTTTGCAATCTCATGATCAAGAATAAAAAAGTGACAACCAGGCGTCCGAATCAGCTGCACGGAGAGCGGGACACTCACAGGCATTTCCCCTCACTCTGGCCCCAGCGGGACCGTTCGCTGCGTTTCTCacggaaaaaaaagagggcgaGACAACATGGATGAAGAATATGATGTGATCGTTTTGGGCACCGGACTGACAGTAAGGCGTCATGCTTCGTTCGTGCATCTGCTGCCGCAACCCATTCGGCGTCCTAATGGGCAGGGCGATCGAGGCCCACaggccgaaaaaaaaaagcctcagtgCGGCCGCATTCATGAAACGAGGACATTTGGGATACCACACGTGCCTTCGAGTGCTTTTGCTAGGAACGGTGCCGGTGGGAAGGGGTTAGAGCCACGCAGAGGTGTCGCTGTCGTGTTGCGGCGGCCGGAGCATCTTTAGGCGTCGCCCCGCCGCCGCTGCTCGATTGCCGCTATAGGCCGGATCGAGCTCCACGATCCGCTCGAGTCGTGCCTGGCCGAGTCTTCCGCTTCATGCCGCAAGATTAAAGTGGCTCATGCCGATTTTGAGGTCATTTTTGCAATCGCTCGCCCTTTTACAAAAGTCGCCATTTGAGCCGCGAGATGTTTCTCGTATCGATTTGTCAGTGCCTcgtctgctgtgtgtgtgtgtgtgtgtggtgtgtgtgtgtgtgcacacgtcATCAGGACCCGCACACTGCGGCTGACATCGTTCGTATTCGTCGTGTTTGTATTTTTGCGAAGAGTGAAAGTGGAGAGCAAGGGCGAGCCTCGAGTTGGCGACGCTCGAGCCTGCATGTTCACTCCCTGCATCCGTCTGCTCTCATGGCATCACTTCCGctacttgtcaaaaaaaaaaaaagaaaaaggaaaaatagaaTCGGCTCTCCGAGTAGTGTATATGTTCGTTGTCTATTTTTACATATGGATACTAAACTCTGAAATCCCAAGCCAGTATAAACTGTTctattatttaatttatattttaaaagggGGATTAGTACCtaactcaaaataaaaatctcagcAACATCGCAACATTCTTTTAGCAACAAACAGGACGTCGACGCATGTGATTTATAAAATGTCCTCCAAAAAGCTCTTTGGATTGATTTGGgaggaaagaatgaatgaatgaatgattgcgATTGCGGGaactttgcatttattttaaaacatttatttacgtACAActtttatttacctttttatATGCATACAATATTTTTCGCGCTAAAATTCTCAAATTGCTGAGATGATTCTGACTTTACTCCTAtgcaattacttttttaaaaaaatatttggacttCTTTTCCCCAAGTATTACAATTCTGGTTcatgtaaaatgattttatttttgttgaaccACTCAGTCTCCAAATGATTGATTATCAAAAAAGTTGTTTACTTTCATAACCAAATGTTAATCAATTTTGACAACTTTAAacaagtgcaattttttttttttttttacccttcagGGACTTTCAATGTCTGCAATGTTTGTCAGCTGgctaaaccaaaacaaatattgGTTATCATAATTGTATACTGTGTATACTACAACAGTACTCTTATTTTGCTTCTTCGTCATTGTTGTGTACAGGAATGCATCCTGTCTGGGATCATGTCTGTGAACGGTAAGAAGGTTCTGCACATGGACAGGAACCCGTACTATGGCGGCGAGAGCTCCTCCATCACCCCCCTGGAGGAGGTAACGGGGATCAAGTTTGTTTTGCAACATTATTGTAGTCTCGCTTTACGCCCTGTTTACGTCCCTCCCGTGCTTTCCCTCAGCTTTACAAGCGCTTCAGTCTTCCCAACAGTCCACCAGAGTCCATGGGCCGAGGACGCGACTGGAACGTGGACCTCATCCCCAAGTTCCTCATGGCCAACGGTCAGTTTTGCGTCGACAAGAACCAAAATCTGAGCAAAAATGCAACTATCCCACAATTGTCATATCAGATAACAGATGCAATCCATAGTGGTTGGCTAACGATTACAGCGGATTCAAGTCACTGTTATGGAGAAATATCAATATAAATGTAACAAGGATGTTACCGTAAGCAAATTTGTTGTCACGTGTGTGTGAACAGGCCAGCTGGTAAAGATGCTGCTGTACACAGAAGTGACTCGCTACCTGGACTTCAAAGTGGTGGAGGGAAGCTTTGTCTACAAGGGCGGGAAGATCTACAAGGTGCCGTCTACTGAGACCGAGGCGCTCGCTTCAAGTAAGCCAAAAACACCGTACCGCGATGAGTCGCGCGCCGGCAGTAAATGTGGCTGTGTAATACCTGCTCTTGAATCTCCAGATTTGATGGGAATGTTCGAGAAGCGGCGCTTTCGCAAGTTCTTAGTCTTTGTGGCTAACTTTGACGAGAACGACCCCAAGACCTTTGAGGGCGTGGACCCCAAGACCACGACAATGAGGGACGTTTACAAGAAGTTTGACCTGGGTCAGGATGTCATTGACTTTACTGGCCACGCCCTGGCCCTCTACAGGACAGATGAGTAAGCGCACCAACGTGCACCTGCCTTCATTTGCTCTCTGGCAGCATAATTTCACACATTGCCAGCAGCCTTTTTAAGAGAATTTTCCAGacccacaaaatattttgttctgtGATTACTGTTCAGTTGGTGTTTGTGGTGATAGGGAACTGGCCCAACTGCCAATAACAAAAATTTGCCAATAATTCAGAGTCAGAAAAATAGCattgaatttattattattattatttttttagatataatttgtatttattgagtTTATTTGTCATGGCTTTCTAATttagtttatttaaatatagaaTATACTTATATTAAAATTAGGAAGTGTTAATGATGCAatttaaaagtttttattttattatttattctttttatttttttattttttcaggactctataatgcatttttatttagtgctaaataaataaaggtaacACTATAATAACAcatcatgaataaaatattcCAGTTGAAAACCGTTACTACATAGTGGAGTGTGTTAAGAAcaacataagaaaaaaaaaatcaatgttaacCAAAATCATGATCCTGTGGagttttgcatttcaaattctaCTCAaactaaaaatggaaaatcacaACATAAGCTGATCCAAGTTGTGTGGGAATTCTTCAAGACGAGTTCAAATGAGACTCAGTCGTGTGTGTGGCCTCCACGTGCCTGTAAAACCTCCCAACAACTCCTCGGCGTGCTCCTTATGACTTCTCCTAAAGGATGTCCTCCGATATCTTGATTCTATTATCACGTAGCTCCCGGACAGTCTGCGGCGCAACACAGTGTCagtggatggaacgagaaatgaTATCCCGGATGTGCTCGATTAGATTCAGGTCTGGGGAATGGGCATCCCAGTTTGCAGCATTGATGTCTTTCCAGCCACATGAAGTCTGGCATTGTCATGAATGCAGGGCCTACTGCACCATCATATGGTCTCGCAATGAGTGTGAGGATCTCTTCCCAGTTCCGAATGGCATTCAGGGTACTTCTGGCTAACGCATGCAGGGCTGTGTGGCCCTTCGAAGAAATGCCATCCCCACGCCATTACTGACCCACCATCAAGGCGGTCACGCTGGAGAATGGTGCGGGCACCAGAACCTTCCCTACGGCGTCTCCAGACTCTGTCAATTCTGTCACACTTTCTCAGCGTCATTGTGAAAAGCACAGGGCACCAGTGGTTTTCTGGCAAATGCACTGCCTCATGGTACCTCTGTGTGTGACTGcgctgaaaaaagaaaaatgtgtctAATGTACaggctgtgtggggtttgcatgatctccttgtagctgtgtgtatttttttccccctgggtGGTTCACTTTCTTCCCACATGCCACAAacgtgcatggtaggttgaggactaaattggccgtagctgtgaatgtgagtgtgatttgatgtttgtttattgtctttttgggaatgatacTACGAATTTGGGGATCCTCTACCgttcctccttgcagatcctctgCAGTTCTGTGACGTTGGATAGTGAACGTTTTTGGGCAACTGTTTTTAGGTCTCTCCAGAGATTCTCAATTGGGTTTCAGTCATTAAGTCATGGCTTTTGCTGGAGTTGTTCTGAAACCACCTTCTTTATTATTTTAGCTGTGCGCtacgggtcattgtcttgttggaaggttcACCTTTGCCCCAGTCTGAAGTACTGAGCACCTTTGGAGAAGGTTTTTATCCAGGatatctctgtacttttccattcatctttcctttgattTCAACCAGTTGTTTTGcccctgcagctgaaaaacacccccacagcatgatgttGCTACCACTATTCTTCGCTGTTGGCACTGTATTGGACCGGTGATGAGTAGTGGATGGTTTTATCCATGGGTACCGTTTAGAATTAAGCTAAAAAagttctatcttggtctcatcagaccagagaatcttatttGTCCCCATCTTGGAGTTCTTCAGGTGTGTTTTAGCAAACTCCATGGGAGCTTTCATGTGTCTTGTTGTTGCACTGAAGAGAGACTTCCGTCGGCCACTCTGGCATTCAGCCCTGGCTGACTGAGGGGTGCAGTGATGGTGGGCTTTCTAGAACTTTGGGCCATCTCCAGACTGCATATCTGGAATTCTGCCACAATGATCTTTGCGTTCTTCTTTATCTCTCTACCAAAGCTCTTACCCctgattgctcagtttggcttAATGCCCAGCTCTAAGAAGGGTTCTGGTCGTCCATACTTCTTCCATTTAAGAGTTATGGAGGCCAACGGGCTCCTATAAACCTGAAGCATATCAGAAAATTTTTGTGACCTTGGGAAGATCTGTGCCTTGTCACCATTCTGTCTCTAAGCTTTTCAGGCAGTTCCTAGGACCTCGTGATTCTCATTAACTCTGACATCCACTGTAAGCTGTATGATTTTTATGTGAACAGGtgcgtggctttcctaatcaagtccaatcagtatcaTTAAACTGAGTTgaatgaaggtgtagaaccattTCTAGCATTATAGAAGAATTGGACCGCGCCCGAGATAAATATGACTGccacagcaaagggtctgaatacaaATGGCTGTGTggtatttcacttttattttaaaataaatttcaacAATGTTGGGGGCTGTGTTTACattaaggaaaagaaaataatttggcagataaaaaaaagattttagcaTATACTGTGATAGTATAAAAATGATCAAGGGATGGGTTTCTAAATGGGCTATTTCAATGTGAAATGTGAGTATTTCATGTTATGAGGGGCAGAAAGTATGAGATTTGATGttatctctttttttcattcaaagtaGCTACTGCATATCTCGTCTTACTCTTGCCACGTGCTCTGCTCTTCTTTGAACACCATCTGTGATAATGATGCGTGTCACAATTGTAATTTAGTCACCACTGTGGACGCAATTAATTGTTAGAGTAGAGGATCCACTGTGCAAAATTGTAATGTTTGGCTGGTAACTTACCTTAAGCGTTCCCTCCCTCTTGCAAGTATCCAGGGAAGTaggatcagatttttttttttatcctcctaACCAgctcaaaattgtttttgttgcatgGCCTCCCCACACGTAGCCTGCTTCTTCAGATTGGTGATTTTGACAGATACTACACGAAGATGACACTCAAATTGTGGGTTAGTCTGGCAGGCTGCaattagaaacaaacaaacaaaacaaaaacagcagacaCATCTTTGGCCATCACAAGATTGCGTCTTCTGAAATCCCAATTTTGATCTGAATGCGGTGAATCATTCAACCCCATCACATACTCCATGTGTACCAAAAATATACCTTGTACTCTGTCGGAGTGTGAGGTGCCTAAAGGTGTCCAACTGTCAACATGGTGCCATTTCTCTCAATCACTATAGAAAGATGAAAATCACGCCGAAATGTTGATAATTTACTCAAAAGTTGCACAGATCTTGAATCTAAAGTGATGTAACCCTGCCCTCTACAGGAATAGGTTTTTCACTACACTGGTTTACAAACCTGAATTTTTACACAGTGCCTGGGCAAGACACACACCTACCcattgggggggggaatacttGACGAATGTTTTAGTGAAGGTTTGGAATACAGTTCAAAACCTCTGCGACTTTGAACGAGTTCAACCTGACACCAAGCTGTTTTTCACCAATGTGTTCAGGATTTAAACCAAGTGTGTTTTTCCTCCTGAGGTACCTGGATTTTCCCTGCCTGGATACGATCAACCGAATCAAACTGTACAGCGAGTCACTGGCCCGTTACGGCAGGAGCCCGTACCTCTACCCCTTGTATGGCCTTGGCGAGCTGCCGCAGGGATTTGCAAGGTGTCTCGACaatgttcatttatttgttttttttttttttttttttttgatcgagTGCAGTTCCCGCGTCTATGCGTCtgaacatttctttttcacGCTGTTCAGGTTGAGTGCCATCTATGGAGGCACCTACATGCTCAACAAGCCGGTGGATGAGATTGTGATTGAAGGTGGTCACGTGATCGGCGTCAAGTCTGAGGGCGAGGTACAACTGGACTCATTCATTGTGGGAAAACTGACTTGACTTTGGCCAACCGCCCATGGCATGATGCGGTCGAACGCGACTGGCGTAAAAGGCCATTCACACCTGCTGATTGAAGATTTTATAAGCATTTGATGCTGCAAATACAGTCTACTGCATGTTATTGCATGTATTGAATTGATTTACTAAAGACTGTCTTGTAAATTCTGGAATTTAACGCCATTCGATCGACTCAGTTTGGGTGACTTGGCACTCGTTAATTTTGGAGCCCTCTCAAGGGTCAATATAACAGCCAGGAGATCTGGTCTTTGGTGCCATTGTGGGGGCCAGTTTAAGGTTAACTGGTGATTGTTTCCAAAGTCATCATCTTAATTCATGTTAATTACTTTGTTACGGTTATCCGGACAGAACTAGGTTTTTGATTGTCGTTTGATGTTATGAGAACAAGGATGAAGTTTGCGTATTCCTCTTTGGGGCCCGGCCCTCTAGAGCTAGCCGACGGGGACTGGCGATTTTCATGACGCGAGCGCTGGTAGTGATGTGAGATGGATTTGTGACAGGTGGCTCGCTGCAAGCAGCTGATCTGCGACCCCAGCTACATCCCTGAGCGCGTGCGCAAGGCAGGCCAGGTGATCCGCGTCATCTGCATCCTCAGCCATCCCATCAAAAACACCAACGACGCCAACTCCTGCCAAATCATCATCCCGCAGAATCAGCTCAACCGCAATTCAGGTGAGGTCCAATCAAGGTGGCAGTGTCAGAGAATGGTGGCGGAATGATGAAAGCTCCTCATCCTTTGTGCAGACATCTACGTCTGCATGATCTCGTATGCCCACAACGTGGCGGCCCAGGGGAAGTACATCGCTATCGTTAGCACCACGGTGGAAACCAGCGAGCCGGAGACCGAAATCCAACCTGCCTTTGAACTGCTGGAGCCCATTGACCAAAagtacgtctttttttttttttttttttttcccttccatcTCCAGCTGTCATTTGGCTGAAGATTAAGATCTTCATAGAATATGAATTCAATGTTTAGggattatttttatgttttttaattgcAGATTTGTGGCGATCAGTGATCTGTACGAGCCCACAGATGATGGTACAGAGAGCCAGGTGAGATGATCACTGTCATTGTCATTAAGGGATGGTAAATTAATGCCACACATCCGTAAAGTTTCTGGTGAATTTCCAATTGAAATTAAGATGATGAATTTGGGAAATATTTGCATGggaatgaactggcaaatgaagGTCATTAATTGAAAAGGTATCATGTTCCATCTTAAACCGTTATCCTTGTGCATTAGAATACTGAACCAGAAAGCAAAGCCACAACTTGAGCAACAGACAATAGTTTTGTTTAAACGAGGCAACGTGACAAATGTGAGCGAGACAAATAAacagaatggggaaaaatgctACATTGCATAAGAGTGGAACAAACACTAGGGATACAAAAACCAGAACTGAATCCTCGTGAATTTCCATCAATTCTGACAGTTTCCAATATTGAACATTCCTGTAATTTTGCAATCCTAGTCTTAGGGTTGCACCAAGTATGTGTCGTTGCCCCAATCTTGTTTGATGGAGCGTTAACCTATGGTTGCACTGCATTTTCGCCTGCTGCCCTCACCTTAGCTTTGAGTTTTATTTCACAATCATAGGCCTCAACTCCTCTGATTGTGTCGCCCTCCTAACCGCTCCCATTTGATACCCTGGAAGAAGAAGCCCCTTCTTTCGACCCAGGCATCTGGTGGATGAAGACAAAACTGTAGTCTTTCTTAGACTTTCTCCCACGCTGCTCTCCAATGACCAAAACATTGCAACTGTCGAATCTTTCGTCTTCTACCTTGGCCTAAACATTATCAAGTCCTGTTGGGCTGAGCCAAAGAGATCTCAAAATGTCTCCAAGTGGCATTTTCCAGTGGCGCCTTAGGCACGGACAGCCCCAAAATCTGCACTCGGATCAAGTCCCGCTTCCTCAGCTCACTGGTCATCTCTTGTCTTGCTCTATGGTTGTGAGTAGCTGAAACTTTCCACCGCCGAGAGCAGCCACCAcgatttttttccaaaggaaCTGCCACCAGAACATCCTTGTCAACCGATGGCACAACTTCACTGCCATTGAAGGACTGTACGCCAGGCCTGGAGTCAGGTGCCATGCATTCAAACTTGCTGAACAGTCGCACGGCTCGGTACCCACGTTCGGGCCTGTCAACTTCTTCCCCTCGCCTGGCAACGCCCCCTGGTGACATCCCAGCCTCTCGTGGGTTTCCCTGGTCAGATCAGGTCATCCTGCCCCGTGTCCACTCTCATCCACCAGGCAGAAGACAGGACTACAGTAGTCCCTTGTTTTTCACAgctaattgggaccagaaccacccctgaaaagtggaaaaattgCAAAGTAACGGGGgatgtgtgtttatgtgggtaccataatgtttaaaatatgtaaacagtatttgtactttgcatattttagacaaaaagaaattgtcatatatgattatataggcagcacggtggatcagctggtaaagtgttggcctcacagttctgaggtccctggttcaatctccccacctgtgtggagtttccatgttctccccgtgcctccatgggttttctccgggcactccggttacccccccacatcccaaaaacatgcaacattaattggacactctaaattgcccctaggtgtgactgtgactgcggctgttgtttgtctccatgtgccttgtgattgtctggcaaccagttcagggtgtaccccgcttcctgcccgttgacagctgggatag
This DNA window, taken from Syngnathoides biaculeatus isolate LvHL_M chromosome 2, ASM1980259v1, whole genome shotgun sequence, encodes the following:
- the gdi1 gene encoding rab GDP dissociation inhibitor alpha, with the protein product MDEEYDVIVLGTGLTECILSGIMSVNGKKVLHMDRNPYYGGESSSITPLEELYKRFSLPNSPPESMGRGRDWNVDLIPKFLMANGQLVKMLLYTEVTRYLDFKVVEGSFVYKGGKIYKVPSTETEALASNLMGMFEKRRFRKFLVFVANFDENDPKTFEGVDPKTTTMRDVYKKFDLGQDVIDFTGHALALYRTDEYLDFPCLDTINRIKLYSESLARYGRSPYLYPLYGLGELPQGFARLSAIYGGTYMLNKPVDEIVIEGGHVIGVKSEGEVARCKQLICDPSYIPERVRKAGQVIRVICILSHPIKNTNDANSCQIIIPQNQLNRNSDIYVCMISYAHNVAAQGKYIAIVSTTVETSEPETEIQPAFELLEPIDQKFVAISDLYEPTDDGTESQIFASRSYDATTHFETTCNDIKDIYKRMTGSDFDFENMKRKQNDVFGEDEQ